A single region of the Actinomycetota bacterium genome encodes:
- a CDS encoding DUF86 domain-containing protein has translation MRDRNIADYLQDILDSIDEISDFVEGMSLGDFAADKKTINAVLRSIEVMGEASRKIPEGIRAQYPQVPWRKMTGMRDKLIHEYHGVDIDTVWQTLHEDIPPLKDQIQEIMDKES, from the coding sequence ATGAGGGATAGAAATATTGCTGATTACCTGCAAGATATCCTTGATTCCATAGATGAGATCAGCGACTTCGTTGAAGGGATGTCATTGGGCGATTTTGCCGCCGATAAGAAGACGATTAATGCTGTTCTGAGAAGTATCGAGGTGATGGGAGAAGCTTCGCGGAAGATTCCTGAAGGGATCAGAGCACAATATCCACAGGTTCCGTGGAGGAAGATGACCGGAATGAGAGACAAACTGATTCATGAATACCATGGAGTTGATATTGATACGGTTTGGCAGACTCTACATGAGGACATACCCCCGTTGAAAGACCAAATACAAGAGATAATGGACAAGGAAAGCTAA
- a CDS encoding nucleotidyltransferase domain-containing protein codes for MELNTPLDGAWPSGVKKIALFGSFARCQEGPESDIDILVV; via the coding sequence ATGGAGCTTAATACACCACTTGACGGGGCTTGGCCGTCAGGGGTCAAGAAGATCGCCCTATTCGGCTCTTTCGCCAGATGCCAGGAAGGTCCTGAAAGTGACATAGATATTCTCGTAGTTTAA
- a CDS encoding nucleotidyltransferase family protein: MESIESIKAKLLEHKPFLEQEYKVKEIGIFGSFARGEQAEESDIDILVEFSEPIGFFRFIDLEDHLSDILGLKVDLVSRKALKPNIGKNILSELVAV, encoded by the coding sequence ATGGAAAGCATAGAGTCAATTAAGGCGAAATTGCTGGAGCATAAGCCATTTCTAGAACAAGAATATAAAGTGAAGGAGATCGGGATATTCGGTTCGTTTGCAAGAGGCGAGCAAGCTGAAGAGAGCGATATCGATATCCTTGTAGAATTCTCGGAGCCGATCGGTTTCTTCAGGTTTATAGATCTTGAAGACCACCTTTCGGATATTCTTGGATTAAAAGTAGACCTTGTTTCCAGAAAAGCATTAAAGCCCAATATCGGCAAGAACATCCTAAGCGAGCTGGTAGCAGTATGA